Proteins encoded within one genomic window of Tidjanibacter massiliensis:
- the hydG gene encoding [FeFe] hydrogenase H-cluster radical SAM maturase HydG encodes MYDVKSKVAEEFIDDGEIVETMEYARANRHNRALIEHILDKAEAAKGITHREAAVLLECDLPDLNERMFALARRLKERIYGNRIVMFAPLYLSNYCINGCTYCPYHAKNKTMLRKQLSQKEIETEVIALQDMGHKRLALEAGEHPLNSIEYILESIRTIYNVKHKNGAIRRVNVNIAATTVENYRKLAEAGIGTYILFQETYNKENYQKLHPYGPKSNYAYHTEAMDRAMEGGIDDVGIGVLFGLTNYLYDFIGLIMHAEHLEAAHGVGPHTISVPRICPADDIDVADFENALPDEIFHKIVAVIRISVPYTGMIISTRETQSSREKVLELGVSQISGGSNTAVGGYDEADRSEEDTAQFDVSDHRTLDQVIAWLIDLGYVPSFCTACYRLGRTGDRFMSLVKTGQIANCCAPNALMTLKEYLVDYASPQTRLKGEAMIAREMAKVPNEKVRTKATENLAAIERGERDFRF; translated from the coding sequence ATGTACGACGTAAAATCCAAAGTAGCCGAAGAGTTCATCGACGACGGCGAAATAGTAGAAACGATGGAATACGCGCGGGCCAACAGGCACAACCGCGCCCTGATAGAGCATATACTGGACAAGGCCGAAGCGGCGAAGGGCATCACCCACCGCGAAGCCGCCGTCCTGCTGGAATGCGACCTTCCCGACCTCAACGAACGGATGTTCGCACTGGCCCGCAGGCTCAAGGAGAGGATATACGGCAACCGAATCGTCATGTTCGCGCCGCTCTACCTCTCCAACTACTGCATCAACGGGTGCACCTACTGCCCCTACCATGCGAAGAACAAGACCATGCTCCGCAAGCAACTCTCCCAAAAGGAGATAGAAACGGAAGTCATCGCCTTGCAAGACATGGGGCACAAACGGCTGGCGCTCGAAGCGGGCGAGCACCCGCTTAACTCCATCGAATACATTCTGGAGAGCATCCGCACCATCTACAACGTCAAGCACAAAAACGGAGCTATCCGCCGCGTGAACGTGAACATCGCCGCAACCACGGTGGAGAACTACCGGAAACTCGCCGAGGCGGGCATCGGCACCTACATCCTGTTTCAGGAGACCTACAACAAGGAGAACTACCAAAAGCTTCACCCCTACGGTCCGAAAAGCAACTACGCCTACCACACCGAAGCGATGGACCGGGCGATGGAGGGGGGCATCGACGACGTGGGCATCGGAGTGCTGTTCGGCCTTACGAACTATCTCTACGACTTCATCGGTCTCATCATGCATGCCGAACACCTCGAAGCGGCGCACGGCGTGGGACCGCACACCATCAGCGTACCCCGTATCTGCCCGGCCGACGACATCGACGTGGCCGACTTCGAGAATGCGCTCCCGGACGAAATCTTCCACAAGATAGTGGCCGTCATCCGCATCAGCGTACCTTATACGGGCATGATAATCTCCACGCGCGAAACGCAGTCCTCGCGTGAAAAGGTGCTCGAACTCGGCGTATCGCAGATTAGCGGCGGTTCCAACACCGCCGTGGGCGGGTACGACGAGGCCGACCGCAGCGAGGAGGATACGGCCCAGTTCGACGTGAGCGACCATCGCACGCTCGACCAGGTTATCGCATGGCTCATCGACCTGGGTTACGTGCCGAGCTTCTGCACGGCGTGCTACCGGCTGGGGCGCACGGGCGACCGTTTCATGTCGCTCGTCAAGACGGGCCAGATAGCCAACTGCTGCGCTCCCAACGCACTGATGACGCTCAAGGAGTATCTGGTGGATTACGCGTCGCCGCAGACGCGGCTCAAGGGCGAAGCGATGATAGCACGGGAGATGGCTAAGGTACCTAACGAAAAGGTGCGCACGAAGGCCACCGAGAATCTAGCAGCCATCGAACGGGGCGAACGCGATTTCCGCTTCTGA
- the hydE gene encoding [FeFe] hydrogenase H-cluster radical SAM maturase HydE: protein MKRLVDRLRLGGDLGPEDYAALLKGAAEGPLLAYAMQAAREVAVARFGTGIFIRGLIEITNYCRNDCYYCGIRRSNRRVERYRLSREEILTCCRTGHTLGFRTFVLQGGEDAALDDAWIEEVVRSIRREFPDCAITLSLGERTREAYERFYRAGADRYLLRHETATREHYAQLHPVSMSFDHRMQNLRELKEIGYQTGTGIMVGSPWQTTEHLVRDILFIAEFRPQMIGLGPYIPQNDTPFAGQPAGSIRTTLMLLAIFRLMFPDALIPSTTALATLAPDGREQGILAGANVVMPNLSPPANRAKYALYNDKKATGLESAEGLRGLEAQLNAIGYRISYERGDYKPSDTQ from the coding sequence ATGAAACGGTTGGTGGACAGGCTGCGCCTCGGGGGAGACCTCGGACCGGAAGATTATGCAGCGCTCCTGAAAGGTGCGGCAGAAGGGCCTTTGCTCGCATACGCCATGCAGGCGGCCCGCGAAGTGGCCGTCGCACGTTTCGGTACCGGCATCTTCATCCGCGGCCTGATAGAAATCACGAACTACTGCCGCAACGACTGCTACTACTGCGGCATTCGCCGCAGCAACCGCCGGGTGGAACGCTACCGGCTCTCCCGGGAAGAGATACTCACATGCTGCCGGACGGGCCATACGCTGGGTTTCAGGACGTTCGTATTGCAGGGAGGGGAAGACGCCGCGCTCGACGACGCATGGATAGAGGAGGTCGTGCGGTCCATCCGCCGGGAATTCCCCGACTGCGCCATCACCCTTTCCCTCGGCGAACGCACCCGCGAAGCCTACGAACGTTTCTACCGGGCAGGAGCCGACCGCTACCTGCTGCGTCATGAAACGGCCACACGCGAACACTACGCACAGCTCCATCCGGTCTCTATGTCCTTCGACCACCGCATGCAGAACCTGCGGGAGCTCAAGGAAATCGGCTACCAGACAGGAACGGGAATCATGGTGGGCAGTCCGTGGCAGACGACGGAGCATCTGGTGCGCGACATCCTGTTCATCGCGGAGTTCCGGCCGCAGATGATAGGCCTGGGACCTTACATTCCGCAGAACGATACGCCGTTCGCCGGGCAGCCCGCCGGCAGCATCCGCACGACGCTCATGCTGCTGGCCATCTTCCGGCTGATGTTCCCCGACGCACTCATCCCTTCCACGACGGCGCTGGCCACGCTCGCTCCCGACGGACGCGAGCAGGGGATTCTCGCCGGTGCCAACGTGGTCATGCCCAACCTTTCGCCCCCGGCCAACCGTGCCAAATACGCGCTCTACAACGACAAGAAGGCGACAGGACTGGAGTCGGCCGAGGGACTGCGCGGACTGGAGGCACAGCTGAATGCCATCGGATACCGCATCTCCTACGAGCGGGGCGACTACAAACCTTCTGACACGCAGTAA